One window from the genome of Microbulbifer sp. ALW1 encodes:
- a CDS encoding lysophospholipid acyltransferase family protein — protein sequence MIQLENLLQKNPWYSAAPSSPTRRLVSATVKKICCEQQLQQFGRDYPHLGGLDFIRQVFRSFDFHYDINPAELERIPAQGPLVIVSNHPLGSLDGLALIDMVARVRKDVKAVASQLLWNIEPLRSYLLPVDNFNGRTRRSDVEGIYQHLHCGGAIIVFPAGEVSRLTPQGVRDGRWNPGFIRFAEKTGAPILPVQVRGRNSLWWYGLSMVNKPLSTLWLVREMFKQVRRGIDIRIGTPVTPEHYRNWPMAPRAQAKLWKKQVYRLHKNSQSLAPEPIACAEVATEVAAVLSHCKTLVEQGEFAVKLYHQQADCPVMRELSRLREIAFRAVGEGTGNSRDWDAFDAYYDHLLLWDKDRQQLAGAYRLVNTDGLSADKIYSTTLFNYSGSPEQCLPGSAELGRSFLLPEYWRSRGLDLLWCGIGQWIQRNNRRYLFGPVSMPGNFSRRAKSAIVRYFLHHFAAEKSMGNARLPFVEARDDLPELTGDAHQDMLQLKQILKEDGVVLPPLFKKYTSVTVPGGTSFHAFNIDPDFCDSVDGLVVVDLEKMDPKFARRYLARG from the coding sequence ATGATTCAACTGGAAAACCTGTTACAGAAAAACCCCTGGTACAGTGCCGCACCGTCGAGCCCGACACGACGCCTGGTATCTGCCACGGTAAAGAAAATCTGCTGTGAACAGCAGTTGCAGCAGTTTGGTCGCGACTACCCCCATCTCGGCGGGCTGGATTTTATCCGCCAGGTGTTTCGTTCCTTCGATTTCCACTATGACATCAACCCCGCGGAGCTGGAGCGTATTCCGGCCCAGGGCCCGCTGGTGATTGTTTCCAACCACCCGCTGGGCAGCCTGGACGGCCTGGCCCTGATCGATATGGTGGCGCGGGTGCGCAAGGATGTGAAAGCGGTCGCCAGCCAACTGCTGTGGAATATCGAGCCTCTACGCAGTTATCTGTTGCCAGTGGACAACTTTAACGGCCGCACGCGTCGCAGCGATGTGGAGGGGATTTACCAGCACTTGCATTGTGGCGGTGCCATTATTGTTTTTCCCGCTGGCGAGGTTTCACGTCTTACGCCACAAGGGGTGCGCGATGGTCGCTGGAACCCGGGTTTTATCCGCTTCGCGGAAAAGACCGGGGCGCCGATTCTGCCGGTGCAGGTGCGCGGGCGGAATTCCCTCTGGTGGTACGGACTCTCGATGGTGAATAAACCACTGTCGACCCTGTGGTTGGTCAGGGAAATGTTCAAGCAGGTGCGCCGCGGCATCGATATTCGCATCGGCACACCGGTAACGCCGGAACACTACCGCAACTGGCCGATGGCGCCGCGTGCCCAGGCCAAGCTGTGGAAAAAGCAGGTGTACCGCCTGCACAAGAATTCGCAGAGCCTCGCGCCCGAACCCATTGCCTGTGCTGAGGTTGCTACAGAAGTGGCGGCAGTGTTGAGCCACTGCAAAACGCTGGTGGAGCAGGGCGAGTTCGCCGTCAAGCTGTATCACCAGCAGGCCGACTGCCCGGTAATGCGCGAGCTGTCACGCCTGCGGGAAATTGCCTTTCGCGCTGTGGGTGAAGGTACCGGCAACAGTCGCGACTGGGATGCCTTTGATGCCTACTACGACCACCTGCTGCTGTGGGACAAGGACCGCCAGCAACTGGCGGGCGCCTACCGACTGGTTAATACCGATGGCCTGAGTGCGGACAAGATATACAGCACCACGCTATTCAACTACTCGGGCTCCCCGGAACAATGTCTGCCGGGCTCTGCGGAGCTGGGCCGCAGTTTCCTGTTGCCGGAATACTGGCGCAGCCGCGGGCTGGATTTGCTCTGGTGTGGTATCGGGCAGTGGATTCAGCGCAATAATCGCCGTTACCTGTTTGGCCCCGTATCCATGCCGGGCAATTTCTCCCGCCGTGCCAAATCCGCCATAGTGCGCTATTTCCTGCATCACTTCGCCGCAGAAAAATCCATGGGCAATGCCCGCTTGCCATTTGTGGAGGCGAGGGATGACCTGCCCGAACTGACTGGCGATGCTCACCAGGACATGCTGCAACTGAAACAGATTTTGAAAGAAGACGGGGTAGTGCTGCCGCCACTTTTCAAAAAATACACCTCGGTAACCGTCCCCGGCGGCACCAGCTTCCACGCCTTTAACATCGATCCGGACTTCTGTGATTCGGTAGATGGGCTGGTGGTGGTTGACCTGGAAAAGATGGACCCGAAGTTTGCCAGGCGCTACCTGGCACGTGGTTAG
- a CDS encoding slipin family protein produces MISYFGTLLALAVVLLVMYAIRVLREYERAVVFFLGRFQSVKGPGLIIIIPIIQTMERVDLRVVVMDVPTQDVISRDNVSVKVNAVVYYRVIDPESAIINVENYHEAVSQLSQTTLRSVLGKHELDEMLSERDKLNVDIQKILDEQTDAWGVKVTNVEIKHIDLDESMIRAIARQAEAERSRRAKVIHAEGEAQAALKLTEAADQLSKNQNAMTLRYMQTLIDIAGEKNSTIVFPLPMDLIKPLLDQGAKRSGSVS; encoded by the coding sequence ATGATTAGCTACTTCGGAACGTTATTGGCGCTAGCGGTTGTATTGTTGGTTATGTACGCGATTCGTGTCTTGCGAGAGTACGAACGCGCGGTGGTGTTTTTTCTGGGGCGTTTTCAGTCGGTGAAGGGGCCTGGTCTGATCATCATTATTCCGATCATTCAGACCATGGAGCGGGTCGACCTGCGGGTGGTGGTCATGGATGTGCCAACTCAGGATGTGATCAGCCGCGACAATGTGTCGGTGAAGGTCAACGCGGTGGTGTATTACCGCGTGATCGATCCCGAGTCGGCGATCATCAATGTGGAAAACTACCACGAGGCCGTGAGCCAGCTGTCACAGACGACACTGCGTTCTGTATTGGGCAAGCATGAATTGGATGAAATGCTTTCCGAGCGCGACAAGCTCAATGTGGATATCCAGAAGATCCTTGATGAGCAGACGGATGCCTGGGGTGTGAAAGTCACCAATGTGGAGATTAAGCATATCGATCTGGACGAGAGCATGATCCGGGCGATTGCTCGCCAGGCGGAGGCCGAGCGTTCGCGGCGGGCGAAAGTGATTCATGCGGAGGGTGAGGCGCAGGCGGCGCTTAAGTTGACGGAGGCTGCTGACCAGCTATCCAAAAACCAGAATGCGATGACGTTGCGCTATATGCAGACGTTGATTGATATTGCCGGCGAGAAAAACTCAACCATTGTATTCCCGCTGCCGATGGATTTGATTAAGCCGCTTCTTGATCAGGGGGCAAAGCGCAGTGGTTCCGTTAGCTAG
- a CDS encoding UDP-2,3-diacylglucosamine diphosphatase, with product MSNRYRALWISDVHLGSRDSEPQRLADFLAQNSADTVYLVGDIFDMKALSQGKGSWCQASTLLLGMLSEISSHTPEVIYVPGNHDAPMRSWAGKRLGNIRVEREWTHTTADGKRYWITHGDQFEHHIQINPVSYHIGDQSYYLMLRFNRWINYWRSRFDLPWWSLANHVKNRVNAARRMMNKFEDVAIRETGRRGFDGVICGHIHRAGIRHSATQQQAVTYANCGDWVDSMTAVVEDKHGALDILHWHRTPKIARIMTEAVAA from the coding sequence ATGAGTAATCGATATCGCGCCCTGTGGATCTCCGATGTGCACCTGGGCAGCCGGGATAGTGAACCGCAGCGGTTGGCGGACTTCCTGGCCCAGAATTCGGCGGATACGGTGTACCTGGTGGGCGACATCTTCGATATGAAAGCCCTGTCCCAAGGCAAGGGCAGCTGGTGCCAGGCGTCGACACTGCTACTCGGTATGCTGTCGGAGATCAGTAGTCACACGCCGGAAGTCATCTATGTACCCGGCAATCACGATGCGCCCATGCGCAGTTGGGCCGGCAAGCGCCTTGGCAATATCCGCGTCGAGCGGGAATGGACCCACACCACCGCAGACGGCAAACGCTACTGGATTACCCACGGCGATCAGTTCGAGCATCACATCCAGATCAACCCCGTCAGTTATCACATCGGTGATCAGAGTTATTACCTGATGCTGCGTTTTAATCGCTGGATCAATTACTGGCGCAGCCGCTTTGACCTGCCCTGGTGGTCGCTGGCCAATCACGTCAAGAATCGCGTCAATGCCGCGCGCCGCATGATGAACAAGTTCGAGGATGTGGCCATCCGCGAAACCGGTCGCCGCGGATTTGATGGCGTGATTTGCGGCCATATCCATCGCGCTGGGATTCGCCACAGCGCCACACAGCAGCAGGCTGTGACATACGCCAACTGCGGTGACTGGGTCGACTCCATGACTGCGGTGGTAGAAGACAAACATGGTGCCCTGGATATTTTGCACTGGCACCGCACACCCAAAATTGCCCGTATCATGACAGAGGCGGTCGCCGCATGA
- the miaB gene encoding tRNA (N6-isopentenyl adenosine(37)-C2)-methylthiotransferase MiaB has translation MSSDLSEKPVKKLFIKTHGCQMNEYDSARMRDLLGESHQMVPTDDPEEADVLLVNTCSIREKAQEKLFHQLGRWKHLKEKNPDLVIGVGGCVASQEGEAIAKRAPYVDLVFGPQTLHRLPEMMETKKQKSGAIVVDVSFPEIEKFDRLPQPEADGASAFVSIMEGCSKYCTFCVVPYTRGEEVSRPVADVLEEVAHLADQGVREVNLLGQNVNAYRAEGDDGQLVDFAELITYVAAIDGIDRIRYTTSHPVEFSDALIDVYAEVPELVNHLHLPVQSGSDRILMAMKRGHTALEYKSKIRRLKAIRPDICLSSDFIVGFPGETERDFEATMKLIQDVGFDISFSFIYSARPGTPAADLPDDTPEELKKQRLQLLQHRINQQAAEIARRMVGNVERVLVSGVSKKDPGQLQGRTENNRVVNFRCDQLELIGKFADVLIEEALPNSLRGTLVASELDGPLG, from the coding sequence ATGTCTTCCGATCTTTCCGAAAAACCGGTGAAAAAGCTCTTCATCAAGACCCACGGCTGCCAGATGAATGAATACGATTCTGCGCGCATGCGGGACCTGCTGGGTGAATCCCACCAGATGGTGCCCACCGATGATCCCGAAGAAGCCGATGTACTGCTGGTAAACACCTGTTCTATCCGCGAGAAGGCGCAGGAAAAATTATTCCATCAACTGGGCCGCTGGAAGCACCTGAAAGAAAAGAATCCCGATCTGGTGATTGGTGTGGGCGGCTGCGTCGCCAGCCAGGAAGGTGAGGCCATCGCCAAGCGCGCGCCCTACGTTGACCTGGTATTCGGCCCCCAGACCCTGCACCGCCTGCCGGAAATGATGGAAACCAAGAAGCAGAAGAGCGGCGCTATCGTCGTGGATGTCTCCTTCCCGGAAATCGAGAAATTCGACCGCCTGCCGCAGCCCGAGGCCGACGGCGCCAGCGCCTTCGTATCGATCATGGAAGGCTGCTCCAAATACTGCACCTTTTGCGTAGTGCCCTACACCCGCGGTGAAGAAGTGAGCCGCCCGGTGGCCGATGTGCTGGAAGAAGTGGCGCACCTGGCCGACCAGGGGGTGCGCGAGGTCAACCTGCTGGGCCAGAACGTCAACGCCTACCGTGCAGAAGGCGACGATGGCCAGCTGGTGGACTTCGCCGAGCTGATTACCTACGTAGCCGCCATCGACGGCATCGACCGCATCCGCTACACCACCTCGCACCCGGTCGAGTTTTCCGATGCCCTGATCGACGTTTACGCCGAAGTGCCGGAACTGGTGAACCACCTGCACCTGCCAGTACAGAGTGGCTCCGACCGCATTCTGATGGCAATGAAACGCGGCCATACTGCGCTGGAGTACAAATCCAAGATCCGTCGCCTGAAAGCAATCCGCCCGGACATCTGCCTGTCGTCCGACTTTATTGTGGGCTTCCCCGGCGAAACCGAGCGTGACTTCGAAGCCACCATGAAGCTGATTCAGGACGTGGGTTTCGATATCTCGTTCAGCTTCATCTATTCCGCACGCCCCGGCACCCCTGCGGCCGATCTGCCGGACGATACACCCGAAGAGCTGAAAAAGCAGCGCCTGCAACTACTGCAACACCGCATCAACCAGCAGGCCGCGGAAATCGCCCGTCGCATGGTGGGTAACGTAGAGCGCGTTCTGGTCAGCGGTGTCTCCAAGAAAGACCCGGGACAGCTTCAGGGCCGGACCGAAAACAACCGTGTGGTCAACTTCCGCTGCGACCAGCTGGAGCTGATTGGCAAATTTGCCGATGTGCTGATTGAAGAAGCCTTGCCGAACTCCCTGCGCGGCACCTTGGTAGCTTCTGAGCTGGATGGGCCACTGGGCTAA
- a CDS encoding DUF1820 family protein: MANPIYKVIFHNQNQVFELYARAIYQSEMYGFIEVEEFVFGEKAQLVVDPSEEKLKTEFASVKRSYIPLHSIVRIDEVEKEGVGKVHEVKGDKIAQFPFPAPMRHPSDSE, translated from the coding sequence ATGGCCAACCCAATCTACAAAGTCATTTTCCACAACCAGAACCAGGTGTTCGAACTCTATGCCCGCGCTATCTACCAGAGCGAGATGTACGGCTTTATCGAGGTGGAGGAGTTCGTGTTTGGGGAGAAAGCCCAGCTGGTGGTGGATCCCAGTGAAGAGAAGCTGAAAACCGAATTTGCTTCTGTGAAGCGCTCGTATATTCCTCTGCACAGCATCGTGCGGATCGACGAAGTTGAGAAAGAGGGCGTCGGCAAGGTGCACGAGGTCAAGGGCGACAAAATTGCCCAGTTTCCATTCCCTGCGCCCATGCGTCACCCGAGTGACAGCGAGTAA
- a CDS encoding collagenase: MTLTQDITPHTRPSNFTWSFAWIAVATLAAISATTTAADIDQVLPIQHSCSSTLKIRAQDMSASQLNATCADLSAGEALFHQRLQTNQVPVPDDYNTDLRVVVFDDYSQYDSYGYALFGISTNNGGIYIEGTPSTPGNQASFYAHEASWLRPEFAIWNLEHEYVHYLDGRFIAYGGFNHYPGNMVWWSEGLAEYLSLGNSNPEAIEVARNHKPRHRKPSLASVFDTTYRDKTDQVYRWSYLAIRFLFEHHYDEVIAMTNALKNNDYTSYSAYLNSWESNYEAEYQNWLNGLVDSGARGAPRDSKRDDLLKKHSAAEEKRRGHSHSQ; this comes from the coding sequence ATGACGCTTACTCAAGACATCACGCCCCACACCCGACCGAGCAATTTCACCTGGTCATTTGCGTGGATAGCCGTCGCTACCCTGGCCGCGATTTCAGCGACAACAACCGCCGCAGATATTGACCAGGTTCTCCCCATCCAGCACAGCTGCAGTAGTACGTTAAAAATCCGAGCACAGGACATGAGCGCAAGCCAGCTAAATGCAACCTGCGCAGACCTTTCCGCTGGAGAAGCGCTCTTCCACCAGCGCCTGCAGACCAATCAGGTCCCGGTGCCAGACGACTACAACACCGATCTGCGTGTCGTTGTGTTTGATGATTACAGTCAGTATGACAGCTACGGGTATGCACTATTTGGCATCAGCACCAATAACGGTGGCATCTATATTGAGGGCACCCCATCCACCCCGGGCAACCAGGCCAGTTTTTATGCCCACGAGGCCTCCTGGCTGAGGCCTGAATTTGCAATCTGGAACCTGGAGCACGAATACGTGCACTACCTGGATGGCCGATTTATCGCGTACGGCGGTTTCAATCACTACCCGGGCAATATGGTGTGGTGGTCCGAAGGGCTCGCAGAATACCTGTCCCTCGGCAATAGCAACCCAGAGGCCATCGAAGTCGCACGTAATCACAAACCGCGCCACCGCAAACCCAGCCTTGCGTCCGTATTCGATACCACCTACCGCGACAAAACGGACCAGGTGTACCGCTGGAGTTACCTCGCTATTCGCTTCCTGTTCGAGCATCACTACGATGAAGTCATTGCGATGACGAACGCGCTCAAGAATAACGATTACACCAGCTATTCCGCCTATCTCAACAGCTGGGAAAGCAATTACGAGGCCGAGTATCAGAACTGGCTCAACGGCCTGGTGGACAGCGGTGCCCGCGGTGCTCCGCGGGACAGTAAACGGGATGACTTGCTGAAAAAGCACTCCGCAGCAGAAGAAAAACGCCGCGGCCATTCACACAGTCAGTAA
- a CDS encoding nodulation protein NfeD: MLKWWSKELIACLLAVVAQLISISISAQESESAERKPHIAQLSINGPIGPATTDYLTRTSDKAREQGAQLIIINMDTPGGLDAATRDIIQHILASDVPYVTYVTPAGARAASAGTYILYASHVAAMTPSTTLGAATPVQIGGVPGQQEPQKEPRKEPDKTADNSPEKQPETKSDKAPEGAGQSGSAEQASAPESEGQGGTAMERKVINDSVAYIRGLANRHKRNADWAEKAVRDAATLTAKEALAENVVDVVADNQQQLLAQLAGREVVMSSGKQRIAAETTRLPVVTYAPDWRNELLSLITNPQVAYILLLIGIYGLIFEGYSPGAIVPGVVGVICLLLAFYALQVLPINYAGLALIIVGALLIAAELFVPSFGALGIGGVIALIIGSVMLIDSDVPGMQVSRGLIGAIGGVSGLALLGVLYAVGRSLRKPKIAANQAMVGRTAVVTEVEPELLVKIGGEIWRARCDNLLVEGQLTTVVAEHGLLLQVAPE, translated from the coding sequence ATGCTCAAGTGGTGGTCGAAAGAATTAATTGCCTGTCTGCTTGCTGTAGTGGCGCAGCTCATCTCTATTAGTATTTCTGCCCAGGAAAGCGAATCCGCAGAGCGGAAGCCGCATATTGCGCAGCTTTCTATCAATGGGCCAATAGGACCTGCAACAACGGATTACCTGACCCGTACCAGTGACAAGGCGCGGGAGCAGGGCGCACAACTCATTATCATCAATATGGATACGCCGGGCGGTCTTGATGCGGCAACCCGGGATATCATCCAGCACATTCTCGCTTCCGATGTTCCCTACGTTACCTATGTCACCCCCGCTGGTGCCCGCGCGGCCAGTGCCGGTACCTATATTCTTTACGCCAGTCATGTGGCCGCCATGACACCGTCCACCACCCTGGGCGCAGCGACACCAGTACAGATCGGCGGAGTGCCGGGGCAGCAGGAACCGCAGAAAGAGCCGCGGAAAGAGCCTGACAAGACAGCTGACAACTCCCCGGAAAAGCAACCGGAGACGAAGTCCGACAAAGCGCCGGAAGGCGCCGGTCAGTCGGGTTCCGCGGAACAAGCGAGTGCGCCGGAGTCAGAAGGTCAGGGCGGTACCGCCATGGAGCGTAAGGTCATCAACGATTCGGTCGCCTATATCCGGGGGCTGGCCAATCGCCACAAGCGCAATGCGGACTGGGCAGAAAAAGCGGTGCGTGACGCGGCCACCCTGACGGCAAAGGAGGCGCTGGCAGAAAATGTCGTGGATGTAGTTGCCGACAACCAGCAACAACTGCTGGCACAGCTTGCCGGCCGAGAAGTGGTCATGAGCTCTGGCAAGCAGCGCATCGCCGCAGAAACGACGAGACTTCCGGTAGTGACTTACGCGCCGGACTGGCGCAACGAATTACTGTCGCTGATTACCAATCCCCAGGTGGCCTACATACTGCTGTTGATCGGGATTTACGGGCTGATTTTTGAAGGCTACAGCCCTGGTGCCATAGTGCCCGGTGTGGTCGGGGTCATTTGCCTGCTACTGGCTTTTTATGCGCTGCAGGTGTTGCCAATTAACTATGCAGGCCTGGCTCTGATTATCGTGGGGGCGCTGCTGATTGCGGCGGAACTCTTTGTGCCAAGTTTTGGTGCCCTGGGTATTGGTGGGGTCATCGCGCTGATCATTGGCTCGGTAATGCTGATCGACAGTGATGTGCCAGGTATGCAGGTCTCCAGGGGTTTGATTGGTGCTATCGGCGGTGTCAGCGGGCTTGCGTTACTCGGTGTCCTGTACGCAGTAGGGCGCAGTTTGCGCAAGCCTAAAATTGCTGCCAACCAGGCGATGGTGGGGCGCACCGCGGTAGTCACCGAAGTAGAGCCTGAGTTGTTGGTGAAAATTGGTGGTGAAATATGGCGTGCTCGCTGCGACAACTTGTTGGTCGAAGGGCAATTGACGACGGTGGTGGCGGAGCACGGGTTGCTGTTGCAGGTTGCACCCGAATAG
- the pgi gene encoding glucose-6-phosphate isomerase translates to MDALPLSAAIASLQQHKDQQRWSLRELFSANPKRAQEFSAAAAGIYLDYSKNLLSADTLKQLLAYTDTAQLRLRIDALLSGTNINNTEHRPALHTALRFQGEPRSEHEQAVADCRAQMEQFVKRVHSGAWTGFSGKGIRHVVNIGIGGSDLGPRMVCEALRPWHTQALTVHFVANIDGADLSDTLAGLPADETLFIVASKSFSTLETRQNALSARQWVLDAGCAESDLEKHFVAVSSNIVAAQDFGIAAQNIFPMWDWVGGRYSLWSAIGLPIALACGFEAYCDLLKGANAMDTHFAEAEFAENLPVLMALIHFWYRQCWGAGSLAVLPYAQRLAKFPAWLQQLDMESLGKSVTRGGEHLPYPSGSVIWGAEGSNGQHSFHQLLHQGTDMIPADFVAIKEPTSGLKEQHQWLLSCCLSQSQALLKGKSLAEARKELEASGHTHKEVHQLAPHKVVPGNRPSNTLVVERLDPFHLGSLLALYEHKVFTFGCLLDINPFDQWGVELGKVLGNGVHAAIEGDIPEDWDSSTAHLLKLLLK, encoded by the coding sequence ATGGATGCTCTGCCTCTTTCCGCCGCCATCGCCAGCCTGCAACAGCACAAAGATCAGCAGCGCTGGTCGCTCAGAGAGCTGTTCTCTGCCAACCCGAAACGCGCCCAGGAGTTCAGCGCGGCCGCTGCGGGCATCTACCTGGACTACAGCAAAAACCTGCTCAGCGCAGACACCCTGAAACAGCTGCTGGCGTACACCGACACGGCGCAACTAAGGCTGCGTATCGACGCGCTACTGTCCGGAACCAATATCAACAACACCGAGCACCGCCCTGCGCTGCACACCGCACTGCGCTTTCAGGGAGAACCCCGGAGCGAGCACGAGCAGGCCGTAGCCGATTGCCGTGCGCAAATGGAACAGTTTGTTAAGCGCGTGCACAGCGGTGCCTGGACCGGTTTCTCCGGCAAGGGTATCCGCCATGTAGTGAACATTGGTATCGGCGGCTCTGACCTGGGCCCGCGCATGGTCTGCGAAGCACTGCGCCCCTGGCACACCCAGGCCCTCACGGTGCATTTTGTCGCGAACATCGACGGCGCGGACCTGAGCGACACCCTGGCTGGCCTGCCCGCTGACGAAACGTTGTTCATTGTCGCATCCAAGTCTTTCTCCACCCTGGAAACTCGCCAGAACGCACTTTCCGCACGCCAGTGGGTACTCGACGCGGGCTGTGCAGAATCTGATCTGGAAAAGCATTTCGTTGCCGTGAGCAGCAACATTGTCGCTGCCCAGGATTTCGGCATTGCCGCACAGAACATTTTCCCCATGTGGGACTGGGTGGGCGGCCGCTACTCCCTCTGGTCAGCCATCGGCCTGCCGATTGCACTGGCCTGCGGCTTCGAGGCTTACTGCGACTTGCTGAAAGGCGCCAATGCCATGGACACCCACTTTGCCGAAGCGGAGTTTGCGGAAAACCTGCCGGTACTGATGGCGCTGATCCATTTCTGGTACCGCCAGTGCTGGGGCGCCGGCAGCCTTGCCGTACTGCCCTACGCCCAGCGCCTGGCCAAGTTCCCGGCATGGCTGCAACAGCTGGACATGGAGAGCCTGGGCAAGAGCGTAACCCGCGGTGGCGAACACCTGCCCTACCCCAGCGGCTCGGTCATCTGGGGGGCTGAAGGCAGCAATGGCCAGCACTCCTTCCACCAGCTGCTACACCAGGGCACGGATATGATTCCGGCGGACTTCGTTGCCATCAAGGAACCGACCTCTGGGCTGAAAGAACAGCACCAGTGGCTGCTGTCCTGCTGCCTGAGCCAGAGTCAGGCGCTGCTCAAGGGCAAGTCCCTGGCAGAAGCACGCAAAGAGCTGGAGGCTTCCGGCCATACCCACAAAGAGGTTCATCAACTGGCGCCCCATAAAGTGGTACCCGGCAACCGCCCGAGCAACACTCTGGTTGTGGAAAGGCTGGACCCCTTCCACCTGGGTAGCCTGCTCGCGCTCTACGAGCACAAGGTGTTTACCTTCGGTTGCCTGCTGGATATCAATCCGTTTGATCAGTGGGGTGTGGAGTTAGGCAAGGTACTTGGTAATGGCGTGCATGCGGCCATTGAGGGGGATATTCCGGAGGATTGGGATAGTTCTACGGCCCATCTTCTGAAGCTACTTCTCAAGTAA